The Methanomassiliicoccales archaeon genome has a segment encoding these proteins:
- a CDS encoding DUF2284 domain-containing protein, giving the protein MLTTSAEIDRLEEVARDCNALVAKMSANEVVVSEWVRFKCRYGCKGYAKHLSCPPYVPEPEETRRMLGEYEHALLVRFDGVPGREGARPEDVPEDFHPWYKELILWVNRTMHRLEKTAFYDGFYKAFAFGAYPCIYCEHCVAEEAEGVVDESVRRKCRNMDLVRPSMEAAGMDVFATARKVGWQLSTIPCQDMRYGKVTRFDFVSVGLLLLE; this is encoded by the coding sequence GTGTTGACGACATCAGCAGAAATCGACCGGCTTGAAGAGGTGGCCAGGGACTGTAACGCCCTCGTCGCCAAGATGAGCGCCAATGAGGTAGTCGTCTCAGAATGGGTGCGCTTCAAGTGCCGATATGGCTGCAAGGGATATGCCAAGCACCTATCGTGCCCTCCGTACGTTCCTGAACCTGAGGAGACCCGCAGGATGCTGGGGGAGTACGAACACGCCTTGCTGGTTAGGTTCGATGGTGTGCCTGGCCGGGAGGGGGCTCGCCCCGAGGACGTGCCTGAGGACTTCCATCCATGGTATAAGGAACTCATACTCTGGGTCAACCGTACCATGCACCGGCTGGAGAAGACCGCCTTCTACGACGGCTTTTACAAGGCCTTTGCCTTCGGAGCCTATCCGTGCATATATTGCGAGCATTGCGTGGCCGAGGAGGCGGAGGGGGTCGTGGATGAGAGCGTGAGGCGCAAATGCCGGAACATGGACCTGGTGCGGCCAAGCATGGAGGCGGCGGGGATGGATGTCTTTGCCACGGCCAGGAAGGTCGGATGGCAGTTGAGCACCATCCCCTGCCAGGATATGCGATATGGTAAGGTCACTAGGTTCGACTTCGTCTCTGTTGGCCTGCTGCTCCTTGAATAA